The Penaeus monodon isolate SGIC_2016 chromosome 5, NSTDA_Pmon_1, whole genome shotgun sequence genome window below encodes:
- the LOC119573239 gene encoding integumentary mucin C.1-like isoform X2 has translation MARFLAAILLLVTGGCVLSQAREMEPVDVNIGDEFKDTTNLRQLHECVKTPPKCSNEGGFCLNLQLSCAGKMNESLCNNLNCGCCIKHECVNTPKMCSSKNGVCINLMDDCAGQTDESLCRNKNCKCCMKHECSNTPKMCSNEGGVCINLMDDCAGTANESLCRNNNCKCCIKQQCSNTEMCSNENGVCINVMDDCAGQTDASLCDGEHCTCCIPDITTTTTVSTTSTASSSTSTSTSTTTTSSTTTSTTTTTSTSTSTTTSTSTSTTTTTSTSTSTTTSTSTSTTTSTSTSTSTTTTTSTSTSTTTTTSTTSTSTSTTTTSTSTSTSSTTTTSTSTTSTTTTTTTSLPTTDTPTTTPSNLLNTTPTP, from the exons ATGGCCAGGTTTCTTGCAGCGATCCTCCTCCTCGTTACAGGAGGCTGTGTCTTGAGTCAG GCCCGCGAGATGGAACCAGTGGATGTAAACATTGGCGACGAATTTAAAG ATACAACCAACCTACGGCAACTCCATGAATGTGTTAAAACGCCACCCAAGTGTAGCAATGAAGGAGGCTTTTGTCTTAATCTCCAGTTGTCTTGTGCAGGGAAGATGAATGAATCACTGTGTAACAATCTAAACTGTGGGTGTTGCATAAAGCATGAGTGCGTCAACACTCCTAAAATGTGTTCCAGTAAAAATGGCGTGTGTATTAATTTAATGGACGACTGCGCTGGCCAGACTGATGAATCTTTGTGTAGAAACAAAAACTGCAAATGCTGTATGAAGCATGAGTGCTCTAACACGCCAAAGATGTGTTCCAATGAAGGTGGCGTCTGCATTAATCTGATGGACGACTGCGCAGGAACAGCCAATGAGTCTTTATGTAGGAATAACAACTGCAAATGCTGTATAAAACAGCAATGCAGCAACACAGAGATGTGTTCCAATGAAAATGGAGTTTGCATAAACGTAATGGATGACTGCGCTGGCCAGACAGATGCTTCATTATGCGATGGCGAGCACTGTACATGTTGCATTCCAG ATATCACGACGACCACGACGGTCTCCACTACGTCGACTGCGTCCTCTTCGACATCCACGTCTACTTCCACAACCACAACTTCCTCTACTACGACTTCTACCACAACTACAACCTCCACCTCGAcgtccaccaccacctccacctcgaCGTCTACCACAACTACAACCTCCACCTCGACATCCACCACAACCTCCACCTCGACTTCTACcacaacctccacctccacctcgacGTCTACCACAACTACAACCTCCACCTCGACGTCTACCACAACTACAACCTCCACCACTTCT ACCTCGACGTCTACCACTACAACCTCCACCTCGACGTCTACATCTTCAACTACCACAACTTCAACCTCCACCACTTCCACTACAACCACAACAACTACCAGTTTGCCTACCACCGATACTCCAACGACAACCCCAAGCAATCTGTtgaacacaaccccaaccccataG
- the LOC119573239 gene encoding integumentary mucin C.1-like isoform X1 produces MARFLAAILLLVTGGCVLSQAREMEPVDVNIGDEFKDTTNLRQLHECVKTPPKCSNEGGFCLNLQLSCAGKMNESLCNNLNCGCCIKHECVNTPKMCSSKNGVCINLMDDCAGQTDESLCRNKNCKCCMKHECSNTPKMCSNEGGVCINLMDDCAGTANESLCRNNNCKCCIKQQCSNTEMCSNENGVCINVMDDCAGQTDASLCDGEHCTCCIPDITTTTTVSTTSTASSSTSTSTSTTTTSSTTTSTTTTTSTSTSTTTSTSTSTTTTTSTSTSTTTSTSTSTTTSTSTSTSTTTTTSTSTSTTTTTSTTSTSTSTTTTSTSTSTTTTSTSTSTTTTSTSTSTSSTTTTSTSTTSTTTTTTTSLPTTDTPTTTPSNLLNTTPTP; encoded by the exons ATGGCCAGGTTTCTTGCAGCGATCCTCCTCCTCGTTACAGGAGGCTGTGTCTTGAGTCAG GCCCGCGAGATGGAACCAGTGGATGTAAACATTGGCGACGAATTTAAAG ATACAACCAACCTACGGCAACTCCATGAATGTGTTAAAACGCCACCCAAGTGTAGCAATGAAGGAGGCTTTTGTCTTAATCTCCAGTTGTCTTGTGCAGGGAAGATGAATGAATCACTGTGTAACAATCTAAACTGTGGGTGTTGCATAAAGCATGAGTGCGTCAACACTCCTAAAATGTGTTCCAGTAAAAATGGCGTGTGTATTAATTTAATGGACGACTGCGCTGGCCAGACTGATGAATCTTTGTGTAGAAACAAAAACTGCAAATGCTGTATGAAGCATGAGTGCTCTAACACGCCAAAGATGTGTTCCAATGAAGGTGGCGTCTGCATTAATCTGATGGACGACTGCGCAGGAACAGCCAATGAGTCTTTATGTAGGAATAACAACTGCAAATGCTGTATAAAACAGCAATGCAGCAACACAGAGATGTGTTCCAATGAAAATGGAGTTTGCATAAACGTAATGGATGACTGCGCTGGCCAGACAGATGCTTCATTATGCGATGGCGAGCACTGTACATGTTGCATTCCAG ATATCACGACGACCACGACGGTCTCCACTACGTCGACTGCGTCCTCTTCGACATCCACGTCTACTTCCACAACCACAACTTCCTCTACTACGACTTCTACCACAACTACAACCTCCACCTCGAcgtccaccaccacctccacctcgaCGTCTACCACAACTACAACCTCCACCTCGACATCCACCACAACCTCCACCTCGACTTCTACcacaacctccacctccacctcgacGTCTACCACAACTACAACCTCCACCTCGACGTCTACCACAACTACAACCTCCACCACTTCTACCTCGACGTCTACCACTACAACCTCCACCTCGACGTCTACCACTACAACCTCCACCTCGACGTCTACCACTACAACCTCCACCTCGACGTCTACATCTTCAACTACCACAACTTCAACCTCCACCACTTCCACTACAACCACAACAACTACCAGTTTGCCTACCACCGATACTCCAACGACAACCCCAAGCAATCTGTtgaacacaaccccaaccccataG
- the LOC119573569 gene encoding LOW QUALITY PROTEIN: mucin-19-like (The sequence of the model RefSeq protein was modified relative to this genomic sequence to represent the inferred CDS: deleted 1 base in 1 codon): MNIFVYVERGTLVVGDNRVDATLCRYIAKQNEGGQVRSCDRTPRKCSGVGGTCISVEEECSGRTIFDLCNNRHCTCCIENVCATTPRECSTQGGTCINVEDECSGRTNGELCGSPLCTCCIKHECPATPRKCSNENGICINVQDHCNGETNHDLCHNRHCKCCMESVCVETRECSDAQGTCIPKTESCRGTQNDKLCSNKRCTCCIECPTTMQCQERGGICISDQVDCRGRTFDGVCTRNNCKCCRKHICDIAVTSTTTSSSTSTLTSSSTSSTSTSTSTSTSTTTSTSTSTSTTTTSTSTSTTTTSTSTSTSTSTTTTSTSTSTTSTSTSTTTTSTSTSTTTTSTSTTTSTTTTSTSTSTSTTTTSTSTSTTTTSTSTSTTTTSTSTSTSTTTTSTSTSTTTTSTSTTTTSTSTSTTTTSTSTTTTSTSTSTSTLQLPLQPQLLPLQLPLQPQLLPLQLPLQQPQRRRQQRLNISFFFGSVDGFCLDLRKRWIDAEAQEILYKDYLIIYFYKCLHIFMLYFGHEAGVAHNNAEAFANPSEAFISPFEALRTRLDLCKPRTPEAMQDFNLALHSTKEHMVIERHIDIWFISLSP; this comes from the exons ATGAATATCTTTGTGTATGTTGAACGAGGCACTTTAGTGGTTGGTGATAACAGGGTGGATGCCACACTTTGTCGTTATATTGCAAAACAAA ATGAAGGTGGCCAGGTGCGTTCGTGTGACAGAACACCAAGGAAATGTTCAGGTGTTGGAGGCACTTGCATCAGTGTTGAAGAAGAATGCAGTGGCAGAACTATCTTTGACCTATGCAATAATCGACACTGCACTTGTTGCATAGAGAACGTATGCGCTACGACCCCCCGGGAGTGTTCCACACAGGGGGGCACTTGCATCAACGTCGAGGATGAGTGTAGTGGGCGAACAAATGGCGAGCTGTGCGGCAGCCCCCTCTGCACCTGCTGCATAAAGCACGAGTGTCCTGCAACCCCCCGGAAATGTTCGAATGAAAACGGCATCTGCATAAACGTCCAAGATCACTGCAACGGGGAGACTAATCATGATCTTTGCCATAATCGACATTGCAAATGTTGCATGGAAAGTGTCTGTGTTGAAACACGCGAGTGTTCAGATGCACAAGGTACATGCATTCCTAAGACAGAATCCTGTCGTGGAACCCAGAACGACAAGCTTTGCAGCAACAAACGCTGCACTTGTTGTATAGAGTGTCCTACAACCATGCAATGTCAGGAAAGAGGTGGCATATGCATAAGTGATCAAGTAGATTGCAGAGGACGAACATTCGATGGAGTGTGCACAAGGAACAATTGCAAATGCTGTCGTAAACATATTT GCGACATCGCTGTGACTTCCACCACAACGTCCTCTTCAACGTCAACTTTAACTTCAAGTTCAACTTCTTCCACTTCAACCTCCACTTCGACTTCAACTTCCACCACAACTTCAACTTCCACTTCAACTTCTACCACTACAACTTCCACCTCAACTTCTACCACTACAACTTCCACTTCAACTTCCACCTCAACTTCTACCACTACAACTTCAACTTCTACCTCTACAACTTCCACCTCAACTTCTACCACTACAACTTCCACTTCAACTTCTACCACTACAACTTCAACTTCCACCACAACTTCTACCACTACAACATCCACTTCAACCTCAACTTCTACCACTACAACTTCCACCTCAACTTCTACCACTACAACTTCCACTTCAACTTCTACCACTACAACTTCAACTTCCACCTCAACTTCTACCACTACAACTTCCACTTCAACTTCTACCACTACAACTTCAACTTCTACCACTACAACTTCCACTTCAACTTCTACCACTACAACTTCCACTTCTACCACTACAACTTCCACTTCAACCTCAACTTCTACC CTACAACTTCCACTTCAACCTCAACTTCTACCACTACAACTTCCACTTCAACCTCAACTTCTACCACTACAACTTCCACTTCAACAACCACAACGACGACGACAACAGCGCcttaatatttctttcttcttcggaAGCGTCGACGGCTT TTGCTTAGATCTaaggaagagatggatagatgctGAAGCTCAAGAGATCCTGTATAAAGACTATCTAatcatttatttctataaatgtctTCACATATTTATGCTCTATTTTGGACATGAG GCGGGTGTGGCACATAACAACGCTGAAGCATTTGCCAATCCATCTGAAGCATTTATATCCCCATTTGAAGCATTACGAACCCGCCTCGATTTATGTAAACCGCGGACACCAGAGGCCATGCAGGACTTCAATTTAGCTTTACATTCT accAAAGAACACATGGTCATCGAAAGGCATATAGATATCTGGTTCATTAGTCTCAGTCCTTGA